The following proteins are encoded in a genomic region of Candidatus Methylospira mobilis:
- a CDS encoding heavy metal translocating P-type ATPase — translation MASTDEQEKPAMRLSIAGMRCAGCVAGVETALQGVVGVETAEVNFADHTARVEGDVEFSSLKQALVDAGYDAALMEALEDVGAEEAMEHARFISLLMKAGVAAALGFPLMLGSHLGWFPEYSEPGAKHFWSFVSVLTMAVIYYSGRHFYISAFKLLEKHQSNMDTLIALGTGAAWSYSTLAIDISSMLPHDAGHAYFEAATTILAFINLGGALEMRARGKTSQAIRQLIGLQPRSARVVRDGVEIDVDIASIGLEEILRVRPGEKIAVDGEVLEGHSNIDESMLTGESMPVSKQVGDTVIAGTFNQGGTLLYKATRIGRDTMLARIVESVRQAQASKPALARIADRIAAVFVPAVVGIAAFTFLVWLVFGPSPSLGYAFVTSMTVLVIACPCALGLATPISVMVAVGRAAQKGILIRNGDALQLAGKLTCVVLDKTGTVTQGRPRVAEIHTAPGLQEEMLLSLAASLEAGSEHPLAAAIVEESHKRGMTLEKVEHFEALGGRGVVGEVRGKSVALGNAKLMQERHVDFGAFWPILNQCANRGQTPVLLTVDQQIVGVISVADTIKADSRPAIEALKALGVRVLMVTGDNELTAQAIAREAGIDEVRAQVMPEDKATIVKELQTQGLVVGMVGDGINDAPALAQAEVGFAMGTGTDIAIESGDVVIMRGSLLKVADAMHLSRLTVENIHQNFFGAFIYNVLSIPIAAGILYPVFGLLLNPIIAGAAMALSSVTVVTNANRLRWK, via the coding sequence ATGGCGTCTACTGATGAACAGGAAAAACCGGCCATGCGATTGTCTATTGCCGGTATGCGTTGCGCCGGCTGCGTCGCCGGCGTCGAAACCGCTCTGCAGGGCGTTGTCGGCGTCGAGACGGCGGAAGTTAATTTTGCCGATCATACTGCGCGCGTTGAAGGCGATGTCGAGTTTTCAAGCTTGAAGCAGGCATTGGTGGACGCCGGATACGATGCGGCGTTAATGGAAGCGCTGGAGGATGTAGGCGCGGAAGAAGCCATGGAGCACGCGCGCTTTATCTCCCTGCTGATGAAAGCGGGCGTAGCGGCGGCGCTGGGTTTCCCGCTGATGCTCGGCTCCCATTTGGGCTGGTTTCCCGAGTACTCGGAACCGGGCGCCAAGCATTTCTGGTCGTTCGTTTCGGTATTGACCATGGCGGTCATCTACTATTCGGGACGGCATTTTTACATCAGCGCCTTTAAGCTGCTGGAAAAGCATCAGTCCAATATGGATACGCTGATCGCATTGGGCACCGGAGCCGCGTGGTCGTACTCCACCCTGGCAATAGACATATCCAGTATGCTCCCCCACGATGCCGGGCACGCATATTTCGAAGCGGCGACGACGATACTGGCGTTTATCAATCTGGGCGGGGCGCTGGAGATGCGCGCACGCGGCAAAACCTCGCAGGCGATACGCCAGCTGATCGGCCTGCAGCCGCGGTCGGCGCGCGTGGTGCGCGATGGCGTTGAGATCGATGTCGATATAGCATCCATCGGTCTCGAAGAAATATTGCGCGTCAGGCCCGGCGAAAAAATCGCCGTGGACGGCGAGGTGCTGGAAGGGCATTCCAATATCGATGAATCCATGCTGACCGGCGAGTCCATGCCGGTCAGCAAGCAGGTTGGCGACACGGTGATTGCCGGCACCTTCAATCAAGGCGGTACTTTGTTATACAAGGCGACGCGTATCGGGCGGGACACCATGCTGGCGCGCATCGTCGAATCGGTGCGGCAGGCGCAAGCCAGTAAACCGGCTCTCGCGCGCATTGCCGACCGTATTGCAGCGGTTTTCGTACCTGCTGTAGTCGGGATCGCCGCGTTTACCTTCCTGGTCTGGCTGGTTTTCGGTCCCAGCCCGAGCCTGGGTTACGCCTTTGTTACCTCAATGACGGTGCTGGTTATCGCCTGTCCGTGCGCACTGGGTCTGGCAACGCCGATTTCGGTCATGGTCGCCGTGGGGCGCGCCGCGCAGAAAGGCATCCTGATTCGTAATGGCGATGCCCTGCAGCTGGCCGGTAAATTGACCTGCGTGGTGCTGGACAAAACCGGCACGGTGACGCAGGGACGTCCGCGCGTAGCTGAAATACATACCGCTCCCGGCTTGCAGGAAGAAATGCTGCTCTCCTTGGCGGCGAGTCTGGAGGCGGGGTCGGAGCACCCTCTTGCCGCGGCTATAGTCGAGGAATCCCATAAACGGGGTATGACGCTGGAAAAAGTGGAGCATTTCGAGGCCTTGGGCGGCAGAGGTGTAGTTGGCGAAGTGCGCGGCAAAAGCGTTGCGCTGGGTAACGCCAAACTGATGCAGGAACGCCATGTCGATTTCGGCGCTTTCTGGCCGATACTGAATCAATGCGCCAACCGGGGGCAAACGCCGGTTTTGTTGACCGTCGACCAGCAGATTGTCGGCGTGATATCGGTTGCCGACACCATAAAAGCCGACTCCAGGCCGGCAATAGAGGCGCTGAAAGCGCTGGGCGTGCGGGTATTGATGGTAACGGGGGACAACGAACTCACCGCGCAGGCTATTGCGCGCGAAGCCGGCATAGACGAAGTGCGGGCGCAAGTCATGCCCGAAGATAAAGCAACGATAGTCAAGGAGCTGCAGACGCAGGGTCTGGTAGTCGGCATGGTCGGTGACGGCATCAACGACGCACCCGCGCTCGCTCAGGCGGAAGTAGGGTTTGCGATGGGCACCGGTACCGACATCGCAATCGAGAGCGGCGATGTAGTCATTATGCGCGGCTCCCTGCTCAAGGTAGCGGACGCGATGCATTTATCCCGTCTTACCGTGGAGAACATACATCAGAACTTCTTTGGCGCCTTTATTTATAACGTGTTGAGCATACCTATCGCTGCCGGCATCCTTTATCCGGTATTCGGCTTGCTGCTTAATCCGATTATTGCCGGCGCAGCCATGGCTTTGTCCTCGGTGACTGTAGTGACCAATGCCAACCGTTTGCGCTGGAAGTAG
- a CDS encoding cytochrome P460 family protein: MKAYIGLISLAALTVCSPAMAETPPVVASAPNGITIPVGFKNWRLIGVSQRKDSQTLRATLGNSVAVDAARSGNTNPWPDGAILVKLSWKETAHERFENATVPGDFVQYDFMVKDTQKYASTNGWGFARWKGEKLEPYGADANFANECVGCHGIVKDKDMVFTHPVKLP, encoded by the coding sequence ATGAAAGCATATATTGGCCTGATTTCACTTGCCGCCTTGACTGTATGCAGTCCGGCAATGGCGGAAACTCCGCCGGTGGTTGCGTCGGCGCCCAACGGCATCACCATTCCTGTGGGTTTTAAAAACTGGCGGCTGATCGGTGTTTCCCAGCGCAAGGACTCTCAGACGCTGCGCGCCACGCTGGGAAATTCCGTAGCCGTCGATGCCGCGCGCAGCGGCAACACGAATCCCTGGCCGGACGGCGCGATACTGGTGAAACTGAGCTGGAAGGAAACTGCGCACGAACGCTTCGAAAATGCGACGGTGCCGGGCGATTTCGTTCAATACGACTTCATGGTCAAGGATACGCAGAAATACGCCTCAACCAACGGCTGGGGCTTTGCGCGCTGGAAAGGCGAAAAGCTGGAGCCCTATGGCGCGGACGCTAATTTCGCCAATGAATGCGTAGGCTGTCACGGCATCGTCAAGGATAAGGACATGGTGTTCACGCACCCGGTCAAGCTGCCTTGA